CGGCTGCGCGCCGAGGAGCGCTTCGAGTTCGCGCACCGTCGCCTGCGAGCGTGGGGTGCCCGGAGCCCACCGGCGGAGGGCGTCGAGGAGCACGCCCCGCCGCACGGCCTCGGGCTGGTCTGCCAGCACGCCGAGCCGGAGAGCCCAGGCCCCGCCGGTCTCCTCAGCCGCCGCCTCAAACAGGCTGGCCGGTACGAGTGCTGCCTCGCTTTCGAGCGCTTCGCGCACGAGGTCGGCAGCTCCGGCGATGCGCTCGCCGACCCCTTCGCCGAAGTGCTGTTCGATGAGCGGCAGCACGGCGTGGCGCAGCGCGTTCCGGCGGTAGGCCAGCGACCGGTTCGAGGCGTCCTCTCGCCAGGCCAGGTCGTGCGTGCGGGCGTAGGCCTCGATCTCGGCGCGGGCCGCCCACAACAGCGGGCGGATGACCTCCACCTCGGAGTCGGGCACGAGCGGCCGGCGGAGCGGCATCCCAGCGAGGCCGACCAGCCCGGCCCCGCGAAAGAGGTTCAGGAGCACCGTCTCCGCCTGGTCGTCGCGGTGGTGCGCCGTGGCAACGGCTGCGGCCCCGACCTGGCAAGCTACCTCACCGAAGAACGCGTAGCGGGCCTCGCGCGCCGCCGCCTGCACCGAGCCCTCGATCCCGGCTCGGTGCACCTTCAGCGGCATGTCGCTCTGCCTGCAGAGCGTCCGCACGAGCGCTTCGTCGGCGTCGGCGTCGGCCCCGCGCAGCCCGTAGTTGACGTGCGCCGCTGTGACCTCGTACCCCGCCGCGCGCAGCAGGTGCAGCAGCACAACCGAGTCCACGCCGCCGCTGACGCCGACCACAACGCGCGCGCCCTCAGCGAGCAGGGCGCGCGCGTTCACGAACCGGAGAAGGCGAGACAGCATGGTTCAGAGGACAGAGGACAGAGGACAGAGGACAGAGGACAGAGGACAGAGGACAGAGGACAGAGGACAGAGGACAATTTTATACCGTTAGCCTCAGAGTGCAAGGACGTTCGTA
Above is a window of Bacteroidota bacterium DNA encoding:
- the tilS gene encoding tRNA lysidine(34) synthetase TilS is translated as MLSRLLRFVNARALLAEGARVVVGVSGGVDSVVLLHLLRAAGYEVTAAHVNYGLRGADADADEALVRTLCRQSDMPLKVHRAGIEGSVQAAAREARYAFFGEVACQVGAAAVATAHHRDDQAETVLLNLFRGAGLVGLAGMPLRRPLVPDSEVEVIRPLLWAARAEIEAYARTHDLAWREDASNRSLAYRRNALRHAVLPLIEQHFGEGVGERIAGAADLVREALESEAALVPASLFEAAAEETGGAWALRLGVLADQPEAVRRGVLLDALRRWAPGTPRSQATVRELEALLGAQPGRRVAWPGVTVWRDRDRLVFEAEPAVDAFALDVQPGETTTPLGTLHVGKPSAVPAAFDASPEVEWVDADRLRFPLTLRPWQAGDAFQPLGMTGRKNVSDLLTERRVSPHERARQLVLLSGEAVAWVVGHRLGAAWAVGPETQRAVRLRWRPALPPVRSGA